A single region of the Streptomyces sp. ITFR-16 genome encodes:
- a CDS encoding FG-GAP repeat protein, translating into MRTSRPAAVVAASFLLLAGAAITAPAAHAGTPGGTRSSDRNTDFNGDGHEDVLIGAPGGTVDGKKGAGYVTVQYGASTGIGTTRSAVFSQNSAGVRGAAEAGDAFGAALATGDLDGDGYDDAIVGVPGEDVEPLADAGGAVVLWGSPQGLSGADSDWLQAGEPTASDRFGTALAAAHFSPDIPGDQLAVTDRSDLTLFQYDAALLKKGTAPLAPTAREDIPADPGHEIAPKALTTGDYDGNGLADLVVSGTTTGTDSGKGWSAYFSGQVQGLRFERSLRGGPSVASGDINNDGFDDLVTADPSRPDDNGGGAGDGGVIGVYYGSEGDGPVVGADGPGTPPVWWTQDSPGIPGTSERGDGWGTDLSVADTDGDGFADVAVGAPGEDVGAVLDAGAVWVLRGAAGGLTAAGAASWDQDSADVPGVPERGDNWGGQVRLTDPDRDGRFGLLAAAPGEDTLNGVVWVLPAAAGGVTASGSWTFDGGSLGAPRAGARLGAAIDE; encoded by the coding sequence GTGCGTACCTCTCGTCCGGCCGCTGTCGTCGCGGCCTCCTTTCTCCTGCTGGCGGGGGCCGCGATCACCGCGCCCGCCGCTCACGCCGGCACACCCGGCGGAACGCGGTCGAGCGACCGCAACACCGATTTCAACGGCGACGGCCACGAGGACGTGCTCATCGGCGCGCCCGGCGGGACCGTCGACGGCAAGAAGGGCGCGGGCTACGTGACCGTGCAGTACGGCGCCTCCACCGGCATCGGGACCACCCGGTCCGCCGTCTTCAGCCAGAACTCGGCCGGGGTGCGCGGCGCGGCCGAGGCGGGCGACGCCTTCGGCGCCGCCCTGGCCACCGGCGACCTGGACGGGGACGGCTACGACGACGCGATCGTGGGCGTACCCGGCGAGGACGTCGAACCCCTGGCCGACGCCGGTGGGGCCGTCGTGCTGTGGGGCTCCCCGCAGGGGCTCTCGGGGGCGGACAGCGACTGGCTGCAGGCCGGCGAGCCCACCGCGTCCGACCGGTTCGGCACCGCCCTCGCGGCGGCCCACTTCAGCCCCGACATCCCGGGCGACCAGCTGGCCGTGACCGACCGCTCCGATCTCACGCTGTTCCAGTACGACGCGGCCCTGCTGAAGAAGGGCACCGCACCCCTGGCGCCCACCGCACGCGAGGACATCCCGGCCGACCCCGGCCACGAGATCGCGCCCAAGGCGCTGACCACGGGCGACTACGACGGCAACGGCCTCGCCGACCTCGTCGTCTCCGGAACGACCACGGGCACCGACTCCGGCAAGGGCTGGTCCGCCTACTTCTCCGGCCAGGTGCAGGGGCTCCGCTTCGAGCGCTCGCTGCGGGGCGGCCCGTCCGTCGCCTCGGGGGACATCAACAACGACGGCTTCGACGACCTCGTTACGGCGGACCCGAGCCGCCCCGACGACAACGGCGGCGGGGCGGGGGACGGCGGGGTGATCGGCGTCTACTACGGCAGCGAGGGCGACGGCCCCGTCGTCGGCGCCGACGGCCCGGGTACTCCGCCGGTCTGGTGGACGCAGGACTCGCCGGGCATCCCCGGCACATCCGAGCGCGGCGACGGCTGGGGCACCGACCTGTCCGTGGCGGACACCGACGGCGACGGCTTCGCTGACGTGGCCGTCGGAGCCCCCGGCGAGGACGTCGGCGCGGTCCTGGACGCGGGAGCCGTCTGGGTGCTGCGCGGCGCGGCCGGCGGGCTGACCGCCGCCGGCGCCGCCTCGTGGGACCAGGACTCCGCAGACGTACCGGGCGTCCCCGAGCGGGGCGACAACTGGGGCGGCCAGGTCAGGCTGACCGACCCCGACCGCGACGGGCGTTTCGGCCTGCTGGCCGCCGCTCCCGGTGAGGACACGCTCAACGGTGTCGTCTGGGTGCTCCCCGCCGCGGCCGGCGGCGTGACGGCCTCCGGCTCGTGGACCTTCGACGGCGGATCGCTCGGCGCACCGAGGGCGGGCGCCCGGCTCGGAGCCGCGATCGACGAGTAG
- a CDS encoding dihydrodipicolinate reductase: MISTVVWGTGNVGRAAIRAVEAHPALQLAHVLVHDPAKVGRDAGELGLLGRDVGVAATDGIDAVLAAAPRAVVYAASGDIRPDEALADITRAVAAGAVVVTPALYALYDQRGAPPELRDPVLAAVAEGGGSLFVSGVDPGWGNDVLPLLISGLGSTVDAVRCQEIFDYSTYDQPDSVRHLIGMGHPMDYEPLMLAATVPTMVWGGQIRLMARALGVELDDIRETMARRALETTVSTRTMGEFEAGTQGAVRFEVQGIVGGEPRIVIEHITRIHASCAPDWPSPPDGAGAHRVIIEGRPRIEVTVEASDEDENRSAGGNATAVGRLVNAIDWLVDAEPGLYDALDVPLRPAAGRLGRKQP, from the coding sequence ATGATTTCCACGGTGGTCTGGGGAACCGGCAATGTCGGCCGCGCGGCCATCCGCGCCGTCGAGGCGCATCCGGCCCTGCAACTCGCACACGTACTCGTCCACGACCCCGCCAAGGTGGGCCGCGATGCCGGTGAACTCGGGCTCCTGGGGCGCGACGTGGGTGTCGCCGCGACCGACGGCATCGACGCGGTGCTGGCCGCCGCCCCCCGTGCCGTGGTGTACGCCGCCTCCGGCGACATCCGCCCCGACGAGGCGCTGGCCGACATCACCCGGGCGGTCGCGGCGGGCGCCGTCGTCGTCACCCCCGCCCTGTACGCCCTGTACGACCAGCGGGGCGCCCCGCCCGAGCTGCGCGACCCGGTGCTCGCGGCCGTCGCCGAGGGCGGCGGCTCCCTCTTCGTCTCCGGCGTCGACCCCGGCTGGGGCAACGACGTCCTGCCCCTCCTGATCAGCGGCCTCGGCAGCACGGTCGACGCCGTCCGCTGCCAGGAGATCTTCGACTACTCCACCTACGACCAGCCCGACTCGGTCCGCCATCTGATCGGCATGGGCCACCCCATGGACTACGAGCCCCTGATGCTCGCCGCCACCGTCCCGACCATGGTGTGGGGCGGCCAGATACGCCTGATGGCCCGGGCCCTGGGCGTCGAGCTCGACGACATCCGCGAGACCATGGCGCGCCGAGCGCTGGAGACGACGGTGAGCACCCGGACGATGGGGGAGTTCGAGGCCGGCACCCAGGGGGCGGTGCGGTTCGAGGTCCAGGGCATCGTCGGGGGCGAGCCGCGCATCGTCATCGAGCACATCACCCGGATCCACGCCTCCTGCGCCCCGGACTGGCCCTCACCGCCCGACGGGGCCGGGGCCCACCGGGTGATCATCGAGGGCCGGCCGCGCATCGAGGTCACCGTCGAGGCCAGTGACGAGGACGAGAACCGCTCGGCGGGCGGCAACGCCACCGCGGTCGGCCGGCTGGTGAACGCCATCGACTGGCTGGTGGACGCGGAACCCGGACTCTACGACGCGCTCGACGTACCCCTGCGTCCCGCGGCCGGCCGACTCGGAAGGAAACAGCCATGA
- a CDS encoding carboxymuconolactone decarboxylase family protein, with protein MIIDIPEGQEPIGYVWGDMVPGIGMAAANFSLSVYQHTTLGLREFEAARLRIAQINGCLFCLDWRTERDGQKVEEEFADAVSDWRTTGVFDDRTRLAAEYAERYALDHHGLDDAFWERMTAHYSQREIVELSMSIGSWLAFGRLNHVLGLDAVCVLPGQ; from the coding sequence ATGATCATCGACATCCCCGAGGGCCAGGAGCCGATCGGATACGTGTGGGGCGACATGGTCCCCGGGATCGGCATGGCCGCGGCCAACTTCTCGCTGTCGGTCTACCAGCACACCACGCTCGGGCTGCGCGAGTTCGAGGCGGCCCGGCTGCGGATCGCGCAGATCAACGGGTGCCTGTTCTGCCTGGACTGGCGCACCGAACGCGACGGGCAGAAGGTCGAGGAGGAGTTCGCCGACGCGGTGAGCGACTGGCGTACGACCGGGGTCTTCGACGACCGCACCCGGCTGGCCGCCGAGTACGCGGAGCGCTACGCCCTGGACCACCACGGACTGGACGACGCGTTCTGGGAGCGGATGACGGCGCACTACAGCCAGCGGGAGATCGTCGAGCTGAGCATGAGCATCGGTTCCTGGCTGGCGTTCGGCCGGCTCAACCATGTGCTCGGTCTCGACGCGGTGTGTGTGCTGCCGGGCCAGTGA
- a CDS encoding GMC oxidoreductase, producing the protein MTDSTLPDKGSGGVSRRRFIARTGFIMGAAALSGHATAAQARTTGAAAVIGNGDHVPVLVIGTGYGGSVAALRLARAGIHVHMVEMGMSWDTPGSDGKIFANTTKPDGRSYWLRTKTKQPLSNFLGFPIDKSIPRYTGILDAEEFSGITVYQGRGVGGGSLVNGGMAVTPKRENFGAVLPTVGADEMYATYYPRANAGLGVATVDPAWFDTVDCYQYARVGRKHAQRSGFPFVFVPDVYDWDYMKQEAAGTVPKSALDGEILYGNNYGKKSLQKTYLAQAAATGKVTVSPLHQVTSVSPAQGGGYTVLIEELRTDGGVAATKTVRADRVFFAAGSVGTSKLLTRLKATGALPGLNDEIGKGWGDNGNVMCGRANHLWDPTGSVQSSIPCGGIDNWAAGGAFAEVAPLPTGIETFASFYLSITKNPHRAQFSWNAATGKVELNWQTAWKQPSIDMAKTIFDKINAKEGTIYRTDLFGVYKIWGDHLTYHPLGGAVLDKATDNYGRLHGHPGLYVIDGSLIPGNTSVNPFVTITALAERNIEKIIATDL; encoded by the coding sequence ATGACCGATTCGACCTTACCCGACAAGGGCTCCGGCGGGGTGTCACGTCGCCGGTTCATCGCTAGAACAGGTTTCATCATGGGGGCGGCGGCGCTCTCCGGGCACGCCACCGCAGCCCAGGCGCGCACCACCGGTGCGGCCGCCGTGATCGGCAACGGCGACCACGTCCCGGTCCTGGTGATCGGCACCGGCTACGGCGGCTCCGTCGCCGCCCTGCGGCTGGCCCGGGCCGGCATCCACGTCCACATGGTCGAGATGGGGATGTCCTGGGACACCCCGGGGTCCGACGGCAAGATCTTCGCCAACACGACCAAGCCCGACGGCCGCTCGTACTGGCTGCGCACCAAGACCAAGCAGCCCCTCAGCAACTTCCTCGGCTTCCCCATCGACAAGTCGATCCCCCGGTACACCGGCATCCTGGACGCCGAGGAGTTCAGCGGCATCACGGTGTACCAGGGACGCGGCGTCGGCGGCGGCTCACTGGTGAACGGCGGCATGGCCGTCACACCCAAGCGGGAGAACTTCGGCGCGGTCCTCCCGACCGTCGGCGCCGACGAGATGTACGCGACCTACTACCCGCGCGCCAACGCCGGACTCGGGGTCGCCACCGTCGACCCGGCATGGTTCGACACCGTGGACTGCTACCAGTACGCGCGCGTCGGCCGCAAGCACGCCCAGCGCTCCGGCTTCCCCTTCGTCTTCGTGCCCGACGTGTACGACTGGGACTACATGAAGCAGGAGGCGGCCGGGACCGTACCGAAGTCGGCTCTGGACGGTGAGATCCTCTACGGCAACAACTACGGCAAGAAGTCGCTGCAGAAGACGTATCTCGCCCAGGCGGCCGCCACCGGCAAGGTCACCGTCTCCCCGCTGCACCAGGTGACGTCGGTGTCCCCCGCGCAGGGCGGCGGATACACGGTCCTCATCGAGGAGCTGCGCACCGACGGCGGCGTGGCGGCCACCAAGACGGTCAGGGCCGACCGGGTGTTCTTCGCCGCGGGCAGCGTCGGCACCAGCAAGCTGCTGACCCGGCTGAAGGCCACCGGCGCCCTGCCCGGCCTCAACGACGAGATCGGCAAGGGCTGGGGCGACAACGGCAACGTCATGTGCGGGCGGGCCAACCACCTCTGGGACCCCACCGGTTCGGTCCAGTCGAGCATCCCCTGCGGCGGCATCGACAACTGGGCGGCGGGGGGCGCCTTCGCCGAGGTCGCCCCGCTGCCCACCGGCATCGAGACCTTCGCCTCGTTCTATCTGTCCATCACCAAGAACCCCCACCGCGCCCAGTTCTCCTGGAACGCCGCGACGGGCAAGGTCGAGCTGAACTGGCAGACGGCCTGGAAGCAGCCCTCCATCGACATGGCGAAGACGATCTTCGACAAGATCAACGCCAAGGAGGGGACGATCTACCGGACGGACCTGTTCGGGGTCTACAAGATCTGGGGCGACCACCTCACCTACCACCCGCTCGGCGGCGCGGTCCTCGACAAGGCCACCGACAACTACGGGCGCCTGCACGGCCATCCGGGTCTGTATGTCATCGACGGCTCGCTGATCCCGGGCAACACCAGCGTCAACCCGTTCGTCACCATCACGGCACTCGCCGAACGCAACATCGAGAAGATCATCGCCACCGACCTGTGA
- a CDS encoding antitoxin — protein sequence MSMLDKIKGLIKGHPDQARQGVEKGGDFVDKKTGNKYSGQVDSAQQKLNDQLGGDHKPPAGER from the coding sequence ATGAGCATGCTCGACAAGATCAAGGGTCTGATCAAGGGGCACCCCGACCAGGCCCGCCAGGGAGTCGAGAAGGGTGGCGACTTCGTCGACAAGAAGACCGGCAACAAGTACAGCGGACAGGTCGATTCCGCCCAGCAGAAGCTCAATGACCAACTCGGCGGCGACCACAAGCCGCCCGCCGGCGAACGCTAG
- a CDS encoding SpoIIE family protein phosphatase gives MRAPAAGEHAGCVTWYGAARHTSLGESGTPTGRANDGRAPDELSLVLAQAVVSAIESTGGQAGGVYLRSHTPGLLRLAVLAGLPGLLFRPWWRMHVNRPFPVAEAFRSGQPVYLADTEEAMRRFPQLMAGLPFPFGSLYMPVVSDGESVGVLVVMRAAAPGEQVRALDRRRLHGVADRLGSALSALAAAGGEPVWDGEPLPVQLPAASAPPVRIGRFDWNLETGAVGADDELCAILGTGPGRFPGTIEALAARLAPEDVYGLWALARQAAGADGPVVRRMRLRGPDGRSHLLEVSGRRGGGGRGGHLTGFLVDLGIGPVVAEAADRLPRGIFSLDRFGRITYINRLAEEILGRVRSELVGRVLWEAVPWFANPAYEDHYRAAMISDAPVHFTARRNPPPWLSVSLYPGHDGLTAVLTPTEEPAYTPDSVVSPGLGLGSPADRSAALYRPVALAIALTEAVTARQVSAVVTEELLPAFGGRQLAIYLLKEGHLYLEWETGFPKGFLDRFDAVGLDARIPGVETLTTGRPIFFESMQRLAAAYPGIPMDADVGARAFLPLIASGRLVGSCILGFDQPRGFSPEERTVLTALAGLIAQALQRAQRYDNEAALARGLQDALLPHRLPVVNGIDTEGRYLAGTQGMDVGGDWYDVIETGRRLALVIGDVQGHGVAAAATMGQLRSAVRAFALSGHDPQEVMSGTNRLLIDLDSGQFASCCYIVMDPATGQTYAVRAGHPQPVLRRPDGTAEVMDLPGGVVLGIDPDASYPVTELHLDPGALLVLYTDGMVEQAGQDIDDGVERLRRTITGLGAASLTETADQVIRRARQAPDRPDDIALLLAARWAGRDDDGAAR, from the coding sequence ATGCGCGCACCGGCGGCCGGGGAGCATGCTGGCTGTGTGACCTGGTACGGCGCGGCCCGGCATACGTCGCTCGGCGAGAGCGGCACCCCGACCGGCAGAGCGAACGACGGCCGGGCGCCGGACGAACTCTCGCTGGTGCTCGCACAGGCCGTCGTGAGCGCCATCGAGTCCACCGGCGGACAGGCCGGCGGGGTCTACCTGCGCTCGCACACCCCAGGCCTGCTGCGGCTCGCCGTGCTGGCGGGGCTGCCCGGCCTGCTCTTCCGCCCCTGGTGGCGGATGCATGTGAACCGGCCCTTCCCGGTGGCCGAGGCCTTCCGCTCCGGACAGCCCGTCTACCTCGCCGACACCGAGGAGGCCATGCGCCGCTTCCCGCAGCTGATGGCCGGCCTGCCCTTTCCCTTCGGGTCCCTGTACATGCCGGTCGTCAGCGACGGCGAATCCGTCGGGGTACTGGTCGTCATGCGCGCGGCCGCCCCCGGCGAGCAGGTGCGGGCCCTCGACCGCCGCAGACTGCACGGCGTCGCCGACCGGCTCGGCTCCGCGCTCTCCGCCCTGGCGGCGGCCGGCGGGGAGCCCGTGTGGGACGGGGAACCGCTCCCCGTCCAGCTCCCGGCCGCCAGCGCCCCGCCCGTCCGGATCGGCCGCTTCGACTGGAACCTGGAAACGGGCGCCGTCGGCGCGGACGACGAGCTGTGCGCGATCCTCGGCACCGGCCCCGGGCGCTTCCCGGGCACCATCGAGGCGCTGGCCGCGCGGCTCGCACCGGAGGACGTGTACGGCCTGTGGGCCCTCGCGCGCCAGGCGGCCGGAGCGGACGGACCGGTCGTACGGAGAATGCGGCTGCGGGGCCCGGACGGGCGCTCCCATCTGCTGGAGGTCTCCGGCCGCCGCGGCGGCGGCGGGCGGGGCGGCCATCTGACCGGCTTCCTGGTCGACCTGGGCATCGGCCCGGTCGTCGCCGAGGCGGCCGACCGGCTGCCGCGCGGCATCTTCTCGCTCGACCGCTTCGGCCGGATCACCTACATCAACCGCCTGGCCGAGGAGATCCTCGGCCGCGTCCGCTCCGAACTGGTCGGGCGCGTCCTGTGGGAGGCCGTCCCCTGGTTCGCGAACCCCGCCTACGAGGACCACTACCGGGCCGCGATGATCTCCGACGCCCCGGTCCACTTCACCGCCCGCCGCAACCCGCCGCCCTGGCTCTCCGTCTCCCTCTACCCCGGCCACGACGGCCTCACCGCCGTCCTCACCCCCACCGAGGAGCCGGCCTACACACCCGACTCCGTCGTCTCCCCGGGCCTCGGTCTCGGCTCCCCGGCCGACCGGTCCGCCGCCCTCTACCGGCCGGTCGCGCTGGCCATCGCGCTCACCGAGGCCGTCACCGCCCGGCAGGTCTCCGCCGTGGTCACCGAGGAACTGCTGCCCGCCTTCGGCGGGCGCCAGCTGGCGATCTACCTGCTCAAGGAGGGCCACCTCTACCTGGAGTGGGAGACCGGCTTCCCCAAGGGCTTCCTCGACCGGTTCGACGCCGTCGGCCTCGACGCCCGCATCCCCGGCGTCGAGACGCTGACCACCGGGCGCCCCATCTTCTTCGAGTCGATGCAGCGCCTGGCCGCCGCCTACCCCGGCATCCCCATGGACGCCGATGTCGGCGCCCGCGCCTTCCTGCCCCTGATCGCCTCCGGCCGGCTCGTCGGCTCCTGCATCCTCGGCTTCGACCAGCCGCGCGGCTTCAGCCCCGAGGAACGCACGGTCCTCACCGCACTGGCCGGCCTCATCGCCCAGGCCCTGCAACGCGCCCAGCGCTACGACAACGAGGCCGCCCTCGCCCGAGGACTCCAGGACGCCCTGCTGCCGCACCGGCTGCCCGTCGTGAACGGCATCGACACCGAGGGCCGCTACCTCGCCGGCACCCAGGGCATGGACGTCGGCGGCGACTGGTACGACGTGATCGAGACCGGCCGCAGACTCGCCCTCGTCATCGGCGACGTCCAGGGCCACGGCGTCGCCGCCGCCGCGACCATGGGACAACTCCGCAGCGCCGTACGCGCCTTCGCCCTCAGCGGGCACGACCCGCAGGAGGTGATGAGCGGCACCAACCGGCTGCTCATCGACCTCGACTCCGGCCAGTTCGCCAGCTGCTGCTACATCGTCATGGACCCGGCCACCGGACAGACGTACGCCGTGCGGGCCGGGCACCCGCAGCCCGTGCTGCGCCGCCCCGACGGCACCGCCGAGGTCATGGACCTGCCCGGCGGCGTAGTCCTCGGCATCGACCCCGACGCGTCCTACCCCGTCACCGAACTCCATCTGGACCCGGGCGCGCTGCTCGTCCTGTACACCGACGGCATGGTCGAGCAGGCGGGCCAGGACATCGACGACGGTGTCGAGCGGCTGCGCCGTACGATCACCGGGCTCGGCGCGGCCTCCCTGACCGAGACGGCGGACCAGGTGATCCGGCGGGCCCGGCAGGCACCGGACCGGCCCGACGACATCGCGCTGCTGCTCGCCGCCCGCTGGGCAGGCCGGGACGACGACGGCGCCGCACGCTGA
- a CDS encoding cytochrome P450, which produces MSIDTVTTETVGLPEFPMTRGCPYHPPAGYQELRKEGPLARVRLYDGRVAWVVTGYEETRRLLVDPRLSSDRTRPDFPVLVPRMAAAKLTALVGMDPPEHDIQRRMLIPSFTVKRVNSLRPAIRRIVGEKIDALLADGRTTADLVPEFALPVPSTVICELLGVPYSDHDFFEQQTSRMVQATSTAQEASDASAALVGYFGELIAAKEAKPGEGLLDELIVERLATGQLERLELASIAMFLLVAGHETTANMIGLSVLTLLEHPDQLTELRNDPDVASGAVEELLRFLSVADELQRVAAADIEIGGVVVKEGDGVYLPNAAANRSPQIFTDPDTLDVRRGTRHHLAFGYGVHQCIGQNLARAELEIALHELATRIPTLRLTEPLDALGIKPGGSVQGVFRLPVTW; this is translated from the coding sequence ATGAGCATCGACACCGTGACGACCGAGACCGTAGGGCTGCCGGAATTCCCGATGACGCGCGGCTGCCCCTACCACCCGCCGGCCGGGTACCAGGAGCTGCGCAAGGAAGGGCCGCTCGCGCGCGTGCGGCTGTACGACGGCCGGGTGGCCTGGGTCGTCACCGGCTACGAGGAGACCCGCCGGCTGCTCGTCGACCCCCGGCTCTCCTCCGACCGGACCCGCCCCGACTTTCCGGTGCTCGTCCCGCGCATGGCGGCCGCCAAGCTCACCGCGCTGGTGGGGATGGACCCGCCGGAGCACGACATCCAGCGCCGCATGCTGATCCCCAGCTTCACGGTCAAGCGCGTCAACTCGCTGCGGCCCGCCATCCGGCGCATCGTCGGCGAGAAGATCGACGCCCTGCTCGCCGACGGGAGGACCACAGCCGACCTCGTGCCCGAGTTCGCGCTGCCGGTGCCCTCCACCGTCATCTGCGAACTGCTCGGCGTCCCCTACTCCGACCACGACTTCTTCGAGCAGCAGACGAGCCGGATGGTGCAGGCGACCAGCACCGCGCAGGAGGCGTCCGACGCCAGCGCGGCCCTGGTCGGCTACTTCGGCGAACTCATCGCGGCCAAGGAGGCGAAGCCGGGGGAGGGGCTGCTCGACGAACTGATCGTCGAGCGGCTGGCCACCGGGCAGCTGGAGCGCCTCGAGCTGGCCTCCATCGCGATGTTCCTGCTGGTCGCCGGGCACGAGACGACCGCGAACATGATCGGTCTGAGTGTGCTCACCCTGCTCGAACACCCCGACCAGCTCACCGAGTTGCGCAACGACCCGGACGTCGCTTCCGGGGCGGTCGAGGAACTGCTGCGCTTCCTCTCGGTCGCCGACGAGCTCCAGCGGGTGGCGGCCGCCGACATCGAGATCGGCGGAGTCGTCGTCAAGGAGGGCGACGGTGTCTACCTGCCGAACGCCGCGGCCAACCGCTCGCCGCAGATCTTCACCGACCCCGACACCCTCGACGTCCGGCGCGGCACCCGCCACCACCTCGCCTTCGGCTACGGCGTCCACCAGTGCATCGGCCAGAACCTCGCACGCGCCGAACTGGAGATCGCCCTCCACGAACTCGCCACCCGCATCCCGACGTTGCGGCTGACCGAACCCCTCGACGCCCTGGGCATCAAGCCGGGCGGCTCCGTCCAGGGGGTGTTCAGGCTGCCGGTCACCTGGTGA